AAGAGTACGGCAAGGGCTCTGTGCGCAACTACCTGCAAGAGCTCACCTTGCTCTTTAAGCATTACAACAATTTGCAAGTGGAAGAATTACGGCAAGAACACATTGAGCGTTATGTGCTATTTATTAAAGAGAACCATAGGGTAGGCCGAGCCAAATGCAGGAGTGTGGCACAAGCCTGTAGTTACTTTTTTAAGAAAGTTATGCCATCGGATTATATCGTTCCCAGCAAGCTTTACCCTAAAAAACAATTTGTGCTTCCTGATATTATGACAGAGCAGCAAGTAGCCCAACTGTTTAATGCATCGCTTTCTTTAAAAGAATACTGTGTTGTGGGGTTGCTTTATGGCTGCGGTATGCGCATTAGCGAAGTGTGTGATTTAAAGATTAGCCATATAGACAGCACCAACCAGCGTATTAAAGTAGTACAGGGTAAAGGCGGAAAAGATCGTTTCACCTTACTGCCACAAAGTTTATTGATTCAGCTTAGGCAGTACTATTTACAGGCCGGACGCCCCAAAGAATACCTGTTTACCAGCCAACAGACCAAGTGTGCTGTTCATGTACGCAGCATGCAGTTGGTGGTAAATAGTGCCATGCAAAAAGCAGGATTCGAATGCGGACGGTTTACGGCACATACCCTGCGACACTCCTTTGCTACGCACC
Above is a window of Bacteroidia bacterium DNA encoding:
- a CDS encoding tyrosine-type recombinase/integrase, whose amino-acid sequence is MKGNTISLKPLNESGKRWLQKTLQLLQIQEYGKGSVRNYLQELTLLFKHYNNLQVEELRQEHIERYVLFIKENHRVGRAKCRSVAQACSYFFKKVMPSDYIVPSKLYPKKQFVLPDIMTEQQVAQLFNASLSLKEYCVVGLLYGCGMRISEVCDLKISHIDSTNQRIKVVQGKGGKDRFTLLPQSLLIQLRQYYLQAGRPKEYLFTSQQTKCAVHVRSMQLVVNSAMQKAGFECGRFTAHTLRHSFATHLLNQGNNIHVIKTLLGHSKLETTMIYLHLQHHTQLGIVSPLERLGSGTSGN